The Deltaproteobacteria bacterium genomic sequence GTATCGACCTCGTCTGGCATTCTTAGCGACAGGGAGGCGAGGAAAGTGGGATTGGGTGGCGAAGTAATTTGCACGGTATTTTAGATATATTGGTTAAGTATAATGTCTCGAATTGGAAAACAAGCTGTTGAATTAGGGGTAGCCAAGGCTCATGTTGTTGGGCAGGTGATTAGCATCGATGGGCCAAAGGGCAAGCTACAGAGAAATGTTCGGCCGGAGATATCGGTAGAGCTAGTAGGTGGGAAGTTGGTTTTTTCGGACGTTGCCAAGACAAACACATCTCGGGCTTATCATGGTTTAGAGCGCGCGCTTGCAAACAACATGGTTCAAGGTGTTACAAAGGGGTTTCAGAAGGAGCTACAGTTAATTGGGGTTGGCTATAAGGCGGAAGTTTCTGGGAACGTTCTAGAATTGGAGCTTGGTTTTTCTCATCCAGTTAAGTTAGAGCTCCCCGCTGG encodes the following:
- the rplF gene encoding 50S ribosomal protein L6; protein product: MSRIGKQAVELGVAKAHVVGQVISIDGPKGKLQRNVRPEISVELVGGKLVFSDVAKTNTSRAYHGLERALANNMVQGVTKGFQKELQLIGVGYKAEVSGNVLELELGFSHPVKLELPAGVKGSILKEGRDIFVKLEGVDRQQVGEVAARIRRIRPPEPYKGKGIRYRDEVVKLKAGKAGKK